The following are from one region of the Fibrobacter sp. UWR4 genome:
- a CDS encoding phage tail protein, with amino-acid sequence MAEDGSTQSTSIWPLPKFHFSVKWGDQEMSFQEVTGLDAQSEEIKYRVGNSSVYSVIKMPGLIKYSNVTMKKGIFKGDNKFWEWFKQIKQNTIKRIDIVISLLDEESNPTMVWTLKNAWPTKISGYELKAEGNEVAVESIEIVHEGLTIANG; translated from the coding sequence ATGGCAGAAGATGGCTCTACACAAAGCACAAGCATTTGGCCTTTGCCGAAATTCCACTTTTCTGTAAAGTGGGGTGATCAGGAAATGTCCTTTCAGGAAGTGACTGGCCTGGATGCTCAATCCGAAGAAATTAAGTACCGAGTAGGCAATAGCTCTGTTTACTCCGTAATCAAGATGCCTGGCCTTATCAAGTACAGTAATGTTACCATGAAGAAGGGCATTTTCAAGGGCGACAATAAGTTCTGGGAATGGTTCAAGCAAATTAAGCAGAATACTATCAAACGCATTGATATTGTAATCAGCTTGCTGGACGAAGAAAGCAATCCCACAATGGTTTGGACTCTTAAGAATGCTTGGCCTACCAAGATTTCTGGTTACGAACTGAAGGCCGAAGGCAATGAAGTTGCTGTAGAAAGCATTGAAATTGTCCACGAAGGCTTAACAATTGCAAACGGCTAA
- a CDS encoding DUF4255 domain-containing protein, whose protein sequence is MINAVLQFLATRLNTHLHGNQSLQEDLVVVSKLLENDGRESERSINKLNLFLVNVGCDSNVRKNVKPEFDGFRNVIPSKQVFMNLYVMLASNFKNSNYAESLKYLSKAIGFLQDHALFDRTNSPDMPIGLEKLCLDMENLSIQDLNSLWGTLGGKYVPSVLYKVRTVALGEQYSYYSPYVIQFPEDASIGVL, encoded by the coding sequence ATGATAAATGCTGTCCTTCAATTTCTCGCGACTCGGTTGAATACTCATTTGCATGGTAATCAATCATTGCAAGAGGATTTGGTCGTTGTTTCAAAACTGCTGGAAAACGATGGACGAGAATCGGAACGATCAATCAACAAGCTAAATCTCTTCTTAGTCAATGTGGGCTGTGACTCTAATGTCAGAAAGAACGTCAAGCCGGAATTTGATGGGTTTAGGAATGTAATCCCGTCAAAGCAGGTGTTCATGAATCTTTATGTAATGCTTGCGTCAAATTTTAAAAACTCAAATTACGCAGAATCCCTTAAATACCTGTCAAAGGCGATTGGATTTTTACAAGACCATGCCTTGTTTGACCGTACAAATTCTCCAGATATGCCAATTGGGTTAGAAAAATTGTGTCTTGATATGGAAAATTTGTCTATCCAGGATTTGAATAGCTTGTGGGGGACTCTAGGAGGTAAATATGTACCCTCTGTCTTGTATAAGGTTCGTACCGTGGCTCTGGGAGAACAGTATTCTTACTACAGCCCCTATGTAATCCAATTTCCAGAAGATGCGTCTATTGGAGTTTTGTAA
- a CDS encoding GPW/gp25 family protein, whose protein sequence is MFARDFLGRGWKFPLSFSMNGVEMSETDEDIRESLRILLSTYPGERIMRPDFGCRIRDYCFRAFDEEFKALLKDEIRRAILFHESRIDVDDILVTKPDDSDAVNVEILYTVRMTNSRSNLVFPFYINEGTDVTL, encoded by the coding sequence GTGTTTGCTCGTGATTTTTTAGGGCGCGGATGGAAATTTCCTCTTTCATTTTCGATGAATGGTGTGGAAATGTCTGAAACTGATGAGGATATTCGTGAAAGTTTGCGAATTCTCCTTTCTACCTATCCCGGGGAACGAATTATGCGACCTGATTTTGGCTGCCGTATTCGGGACTATTGCTTTAGGGCTTTTGACGAAGAGTTCAAGGCTTTACTCAAGGATGAAATCAGGCGAGCTATACTCTTTCATGAATCTCGAATTGATGTTGATGACATTCTGGTTACAAAGCCTGATGATAGCGATGCTGTGAATGTGGAAATTTTGTACACCGTACGCATGACCAATTCGCGAAGCAATTTAGTTTTCCCCTTCTATATTAACGAAGGAACGGATGTGACCTTGTAG
- a CDS encoding response regulator transcription factor has product MHTEKKDLTNRQKEILALLRKGLTNHDICRILCISPNTVKVHLTNIYKVLEVTNRTEAAFTNELDLIDFTPPEENLVDISIHSNNDLTIFPKANATYISIIEALHRYHLFRIHENEARSQASGYKIDFSAASNNSEALFITLKEAHSPEILWTRALNIHNDNLQFIANQTAAQLFHQMSFTTAVKNHTPQSSLPYWWYISCYTKVKAESCCKEVFNICEAKLKPIAMGKQYNNYAAYQLAFIYYLSILDANEKAPYYTEKLGEITRRSMRDYPYSIYSLLMMALYNIVIGNKREASSYLLDALNKNPYDTTARTLLPQIYLLTGQDDKAIAAINENKKLLPDYDRNQHLYSRAFICFLQDDFKECKDIASQILLFRPESLYARILITACWKKAGNMEECRKHIHKLFEYNPKFNQVEIEKLLSDISPNRKNIFADLMALHQHVWVASPPFFVDFRLN; this is encoded by the coding sequence ATGCATACAGAAAAGAAAGATTTGACCAACAGGCAAAAAGAAATACTAGCCCTATTGCGCAAGGGATTAACCAATCACGACATATGCAGGATATTATGCATATCACCCAATACGGTAAAAGTTCATCTTACCAACATTTATAAGGTTCTAGAGGTAACAAACAGAACCGAAGCGGCATTTACAAACGAGTTAGACCTTATAGACTTTACGCCACCAGAAGAAAATCTTGTTGATATATCGATTCATTCAAATAATGATTTGACTATATTCCCAAAGGCCAACGCAACATACATATCTATCATAGAGGCTTTGCATCGTTACCACTTGTTCCGAATACACGAAAACGAAGCAAGGTCGCAAGCCTCTGGCTATAAGATTGACTTTTCAGCCGCGAGTAATAACAGCGAAGCACTCTTCATCACCTTAAAAGAGGCTCATTCGCCCGAAATCTTGTGGACAAGGGCCCTGAATATCCACAATGACAATTTGCAATTTATCGCTAATCAAACTGCAGCACAGCTATTTCACCAAATGAGCTTTACTACGGCGGTAAAGAACCATACTCCACAAAGTTCCCTACCCTACTGGTGGTACATTTCCTGCTACACAAAAGTCAAGGCAGAATCCTGTTGCAAAGAAGTATTCAATATTTGCGAAGCAAAGCTCAAGCCCATTGCCATGGGCAAGCAATACAACAATTACGCAGCATACCAGTTAGCCTTTATCTACTACCTATCAATTCTTGACGCAAATGAAAAAGCACCTTATTATACAGAAAAACTGGGAGAAATCACGCGCAGGTCGATGCGAGACTACCCCTATTCCATTTATTCCTTATTGATGATGGCACTCTACAATATCGTCATCGGCAATAAAAGAGAGGCTTCCTCCTACTTGTTGGATGCTCTTAACAAAAATCCTTACGATACCACGGCAAGGACACTACTCCCTCAAATTTACCTGTTGACAGGGCAAGATGACAAAGCAATCGCAGCAATTAACGAAAACAAGAAACTTTTACCGGACTACGACAGAAATCAACACCTCTATTCACGAGCGTTCATTTGTTTTCTACAGGATGATTTTAAGGAATGCAAGGACATTGCATCTCAAATTCTCCTCTTTCGTCCAGAATCGCTATATGCAAGGATACTCATTACGGCGTGTTGGAAAAAGGCTGGCAACATGGAAGAATGCAGAAAGCACATCCACAAGTTATTTGAATACAACCCAAAATTCAATCAAGTCGAAATCGAAAAGCTTCTTTCAGACATTTCTCCTAACCGAAAGAACATATTCGCAGATTTAATGGCTCTTCATCAACATGTGTGGGTGGCTTCGCCACCCTTTTTTGTTGACTTTCGCCTAAATTAA
- the vgrG gene encoding type VI secretion system tip protein VgrG has translation MAESPLAKSEGVVECVVFSKGKALPSSTTVISADVVYRINGISKATVVLDDGYMATGKFPICEGDELKPGTEITIKAGYATKLDVVFKGVVVKLGISISRSGRSCTKIECRDKAVAMTRARKNANFLNKNDDSIIKEICGNYGVSVNVSTGGISHKEMLQYYCTDWDFIMARTEANGCWLINDKDGISIKKIAADGGPDLALTWGTDIIEFNAYADATYQVKKVEARAWDVSKQDVITGKSSQQNLMNVGNLDSGSMAKVLNAPSSLIQINSLVEKSELDTWAKAEQLKNELSRICGYVTCVGSLKAKLGGMVELKYLGDRFNGKALVSGIHHHMEPGEWTTKISFGIEKSWHVEKFDVEAPSCSGYNCGVSGLLTGVVIQIHDDPEKMNRVKVKIPIMQNEQEGVWARLGGPYASSGVGCLMYPEVGDEVILGFFNADPSCAVILGSLYSASKAPPKPLEQANNIKMLLTREKLSFEFNEEKKTITIKTPGNRNFVLDDDKKKITLDDSSNTVELSDSGVKIKTSKDVTFDVTGKFKVDSKGGISLTSTNDLKAEGMNVNLNAKVGLTAKGNASAELSASGQTTIKGAMVMIN, from the coding sequence ATGGCAGAATCTCCATTAGCAAAATCCGAAGGTGTTGTCGAGTGCGTTGTCTTTTCGAAGGGCAAGGCGTTGCCGTCTTCAACAACGGTCATTTCTGCAGATGTCGTTTATCGAATTAATGGCATATCGAAAGCTACCGTGGTGCTGGATGACGGGTATATGGCAACAGGCAAGTTCCCGATCTGTGAAGGCGACGAACTGAAACCCGGAACTGAAATTACCATAAAGGCGGGGTACGCGACCAAACTGGATGTGGTGTTTAAGGGTGTTGTCGTAAAGCTAGGAATTTCTATTTCTCGAAGCGGTCGGAGCTGTACTAAGATTGAGTGCCGCGACAAGGCTGTTGCCATGACTCGGGCCCGCAAGAACGCCAACTTTCTGAACAAGAATGACGATTCCATCATCAAGGAAATTTGCGGAAATTACGGGGTGAGTGTCAACGTAAGTACTGGTGGAATTTCCCACAAGGAAATGCTGCAATATTATTGCACCGACTGGGATTTTATCATGGCGAGAACCGAGGCGAATGGCTGCTGGCTTATTAATGACAAGGACGGGATAAGCATAAAAAAGATTGCAGCCGATGGAGGCCCCGATCTTGCGCTGACATGGGGTACAGACATTATAGAGTTTAATGCTTACGCTGACGCCACTTATCAGGTGAAAAAAGTGGAAGCCCGTGCATGGGACGTTTCTAAGCAAGATGTGATTACAGGAAAGTCCTCCCAACAGAACTTGATGAATGTTGGAAATCTCGATAGCGGTTCCATGGCAAAAGTGTTGAACGCTCCGTCAAGTTTAATTCAGATTAATTCCTTGGTCGAAAAGTCAGAGTTGGACACTTGGGCGAAAGCTGAACAGCTTAAAAACGAACTATCCCGAATTTGCGGCTACGTAACTTGTGTCGGGAGCCTCAAGGCAAAACTTGGCGGTATGGTAGAATTAAAGTATCTTGGCGACCGCTTTAACGGTAAAGCCCTGGTTTCTGGAATTCATCATCACATGGAACCTGGCGAATGGACGACCAAAATATCTTTTGGTATTGAAAAGTCTTGGCATGTGGAAAAATTTGATGTTGAAGCTCCTTCTTGTTCAGGATATAATTGCGGCGTAAGCGGTCTGTTGACGGGCGTTGTCATCCAGATACACGACGACCCAGAAAAGATGAATCGCGTCAAGGTGAAAATCCCCATTATGCAAAACGAGCAGGAAGGGGTGTGGGCGCGTTTAGGCGGTCCTTATGCTTCTTCTGGTGTTGGTTGCCTTATGTACCCAGAAGTTGGGGACGAAGTTATTTTGGGATTTTTCAATGCGGATCCTTCCTGTGCTGTGATTCTTGGAAGCCTGTATAGCGCTTCTAAGGCGCCCCCGAAGCCTTTGGAACAGGCCAATAACATAAAGATGTTGCTTACCCGCGAAAAGCTGAGTTTCGAATTTAACGAAGAAAAGAAGACTATCACTATCAAGACTCCTGGAAACAGAAACTTTGTTCTTGACGATGACAAAAAGAAAATTACCCTTGATGATTCCTCCAATACGGTGGAACTTTCGGATAGCGGCGTTAAAATAAAGACTTCTAAGGATGTGACTTTTGACGTGACCGGAAAATTCAAGGTGGATTCCAAGGGAGGCATCAGTCTGACTTCTACAAATGACTTGAAAGCCGAAGGAATGAACGTAAACTTGAACGCCAAGGTGGGCTTAACCGCCAAGGGGAACGCCTCGGCAGAACTTTCTGCATCGGGCCAGACCACCATTAAGGGTGCCATGGTAATGATCAACTAG
- a CDS encoding phage tail protein, protein MADVEWSLPVVFHFSVKIGGKEEAFQVVEGLTTSIECEEIHSGGDNSRSFFLPKRCKHGDLVLKKGFVRKDSLIYEWCKKTIDSMNDEINIETKNVLVSLLNEENQPLKTWNFIRAYPYKWSLGSLDAMKNEIVVESVSLKYESMSSL, encoded by the coding sequence ATGGCAGACGTTGAATGGTCGCTTCCGGTTGTATTTCATTTTTCTGTGAAAATAGGAGGGAAGGAAGAAGCCTTTCAGGTTGTTGAAGGGTTGACCACTTCTATTGAATGTGAAGAAATTCATTCTGGAGGCGATAATTCACGTTCTTTTTTCTTGCCCAAACGTTGTAAGCATGGAGACCTAGTTTTAAAGAAGGGCTTTGTTCGCAAAGATTCTCTTATATATGAATGGTGCAAGAAAACTATTGATTCGATGAACGATGAAATCAATATTGAAACAAAAAATGTATTGGTTTCCTTGTTGAATGAAGAAAATCAGCCTTTGAAAACCTGGAATTTTATAAGAGCGTATCCGTATAAGTGGTCGTTGGGATCCTTGGACGCCATGAAGAATGAAATTGTTGTTGAATCCGTTTCTTTAAAATACGAAAGTATGTCGTCTTTATAG
- a CDS encoding peptidoglycan-binding protein: protein MKLTKLTLTACKLDKSPISSIPPFSVMVNPEAITTTREIKYTEPFFFDSLKHFISCGEDIFDVPKIILDTTGAIPKSDWPENCNDIPQMIKALKKVVADYVGSEHESPIVNVQWGNFLEYARLESMSVNYTLFNRSGKPLRAEITLKMHLYKTLRELLASLNKQSPDLTHLVEVQVGDSLPLMCERVYKDPSLYLQVAKVNNLTNFRNLKPGSKLYFPPIVD from the coding sequence ATGAAGTTGACGAAGCTTACCTTAACGGCATGTAAATTGGATAAATCTCCAATTTCGAGTATTCCGCCTTTTTCAGTTATGGTGAATCCGGAAGCTATTACCACAACGCGTGAAATAAAATATACGGAGCCATTTTTTTTTGATTCCCTTAAACATTTTATTTCTTGTGGAGAGGATATCTTTGATGTCCCTAAAATAATTCTTGATACGACTGGAGCTATTCCTAAAAGTGACTGGCCTGAAAATTGTAACGACATTCCCCAAATGATAAAGGCTTTGAAAAAAGTGGTTGCGGATTACGTTGGCTCGGAACACGAATCGCCAATAGTAAATGTTCAGTGGGGAAATTTTTTGGAGTATGCAAGGCTTGAATCCATGAGTGTCAATTACACACTGTTCAATCGTTCTGGAAAGCCTTTGCGAGCTGAAATTACCTTAAAAATGCATCTTTATAAAACTTTGAGAGAACTTTTAGCATCGTTGAATAAACAATCCCCCGATTTAACCCACCTTGTCGAGGTTCAGGTTGGTGATTCTCTTCCGTTGATGTGTGAACGCGTTTACAAAGATCCGTCCCTTTATTTGCAGGTGGCCAAGGTTAACAACCTTACGAATTTTAGAAACCTAAAACCTGGTTCCAAGCTTTATTTTCCGCCCATTGTTGATTAG
- a CDS encoding PAAR domain-containing protein, with protein sequence MPPAARITDLHTCPMQTPGVPPVPHVGGPVIGPGAPTVLIGGMPAAVMGDSCVCVGPPDTIIKGSTTVLIGKKPAARMGDNTAHGGTITFGCPTVMIGG encoded by the coding sequence ATGCCTCCAGCAGCTCGTATTACAGATTTACACACCTGCCCTATGCAAACGCCCGGAGTGCCTCCGGTTCCCCATGTAGGTGGCCCTGTTATTGGACCTGGTGCTCCTACTGTGTTGATTGGAGGAATGCCTGCTGCCGTTATGGGCGACTCCTGCGTTTGTGTTGGTCCGCCCGATACCATTATCAAGGGCTCGACAACAGTCTTAATTGGCAAGAAACCTGCGGCAAGAATGGGCGATAATACAGCCCATGGTGGCACAATTACCTTTGGATGCCCTACGGTGATGATTGGAGGCTAA
- a CDS encoding baseplate J/gp47 family protein, whose product MENVGFNIRDGLSQESRQFKELVKGFYSIDESSLRDLLDVIKTVCLDHDFPEVLGSVDIDDLARKVEGEADGNMEPAAALYAACAMLLLRVKSRLNDLPDKRIDFYYEKILGEKPQAIQGDSAHVIFPPPAAGTCCSLPAGTRFLAGQDENGDDVEYESVKEVCVNETSVERLFSLAVQDDAPATVTEIPVYDPRAVTDGDDITPYPLFGLTRSNKRSVYGKNARLGIALASPIFMLSEGQRRIKLSFFYDSDSIAGTLLAARNDANLFLKTFSTAFKIYLTTESDWYCVDGYQLESRILDCNFENNCLGLTFILPETVPSIVPYNPEVHLDSFETTHPVVKIEVNPQTSYNPWKHLRLLKLQKVLIDVKVSGLRSFEVMNDIGPLSLANPLQPFGPMPTVGDSFTFASDEFYGKRLTNLDLYGSWRGLPNNQNFSSWYELYPSHPGTEDFKVSLCSFDNGVQNPSANVRPVLSNLFESRGSRITPDFHVSFKDVLASSSKARYRMRLHSPEDAFMHQEYSRVLCDTLMSQALKKTTGMPLPNQPYTPELENLHLSYQARCEISTRRTQIDDNGGKIFFLHPRGFSLRERLNDIGGLFFIGIRCEKIPQRLNLFFHLKRDSDYVVSDDMGEFSWSVLCNENWVSLPAESILYNSTSGFTTSGIVSLCLPKEMTLGSKLMNDNLAWIRLRPTGNWRHCSRVYSVYSNAVEVSRCMKGSPDETLKHIPPRIITELSKSRFSLSEVCQITESFGGKVAEDKSKMRTRVAEFLYHRGRALSPRDYERIVLERFPEVHLVKCFPGLNPDNKDMPTPGYLTIVPVSRFVETKGNSWDPCLGGKILNDIKNYLKEKIPASAKVRVVNPFFERMQVRCVVDFREGYGEGECLQDLNNQINHFISPWFPVGQQKFFGWTLNENELKDFIQNQKYVKFVKELSILRIASEDDCNFFVDHSERADSEILHGLCPWSVATPMAKHFLNVVPEISGSRPISVGYGDLEIGSTFIIRRRGDATE is encoded by the coding sequence ATGGAAAACGTCGGGTTTAACATTCGTGATGGACTTAGCCAGGAATCTCGCCAGTTCAAGGAATTGGTGAAGGGCTTCTATTCCATAGATGAATCTTCGCTTAGGGATTTGCTTGACGTAATCAAGACCGTGTGCCTGGACCATGATTTTCCTGAAGTCTTAGGTTCTGTAGATATTGATGACTTGGCCCGAAAAGTGGAGGGCGAAGCGGACGGCAACATGGAACCTGCTGCGGCGCTTTATGCTGCATGTGCAATGCTTTTGTTGCGGGTGAAAAGTCGCCTGAATGATTTGCCCGATAAGCGAATAGATTTTTATTATGAGAAAATCCTTGGCGAAAAACCGCAGGCAATTCAAGGGGATTCTGCCCACGTCATTTTCCCGCCACCCGCCGCAGGAACTTGCTGTAGCTTGCCCGCAGGAACAAGATTCCTTGCTGGTCAAGACGAAAATGGTGACGATGTAGAGTATGAATCCGTGAAGGAAGTATGCGTAAACGAGACCTCTGTAGAACGGCTTTTTTCGCTGGCTGTACAAGATGACGCTCCCGCGACGGTTACGGAAATTCCAGTTTATGATCCAAGAGCAGTTACTGATGGAGATGACATAACGCCGTATCCGCTGTTCGGATTGACTCGGTCGAACAAACGTTCGGTTTATGGAAAGAACGCTCGACTAGGAATTGCCCTGGCGTCACCGATTTTTATGCTGAGTGAAGGCCAACGGAGAATCAAGTTGTCGTTCTTTTACGACTCCGATTCTATTGCAGGAACGTTGCTTGCTGCTAGAAACGATGCGAATTTATTCCTCAAAACATTTTCAACGGCGTTCAAGATTTACTTGACTACAGAAAGTGACTGGTATTGTGTTGATGGCTACCAGCTGGAATCCCGTATTCTGGACTGTAATTTCGAAAACAATTGTCTCGGACTTACTTTTATTTTACCAGAGACCGTTCCCTCGATTGTTCCGTATAATCCAGAAGTCCATCTGGATTCCTTTGAAACCACACATCCTGTAGTAAAAATTGAAGTCAATCCCCAGACTTCCTATAATCCCTGGAAACATTTGCGTCTGCTGAAATTACAGAAGGTCTTGATCGATGTAAAGGTGAGTGGTCTGCGTTCATTCGAAGTCATGAATGATATCGGTCCTCTTTCGCTTGCCAATCCGCTGCAGCCCTTTGGCCCCATGCCTACCGTGGGGGATTCGTTCACTTTTGCAAGTGATGAATTTTATGGAAAAAGGTTGACGAACCTGGATCTTTATGGTTCATGGCGCGGTTTGCCAAATAACCAGAATTTTTCGTCTTGGTATGAACTTTATCCGAGTCACCCTGGTACAGAAGATTTCAAGGTTTCCCTTTGCAGTTTTGATAATGGTGTACAGAATCCTTCTGCAAATGTGAGGCCTGTGTTATCCAATTTATTTGAATCCCGAGGCTCCCGAATTACGCCGGATTTTCATGTATCGTTTAAGGATGTACTAGCCTCTAGTTCCAAGGCTAGATATAGAATGCGTCTGCATTCTCCCGAAGACGCCTTTATGCACCAGGAGTATTCTCGCGTTCTCTGCGATACCTTGATGTCTCAGGCTTTAAAAAAGACAACAGGAATGCCTTTGCCGAACCAGCCCTATACTCCAGAACTTGAAAATCTGCATTTGAGTTATCAGGCGAGGTGCGAAATCAGCACCCGTCGAACACAAATCGATGACAATGGCGGGAAAATCTTTTTTCTGCATCCCAGGGGATTTTCCTTAAGGGAACGGTTGAACGATATCGGTGGATTGTTCTTTATTGGGATTCGTTGCGAAAAAATTCCTCAGCGATTGAATTTGTTCTTCCACTTAAAACGTGATTCTGACTATGTCGTTTCTGATGACATGGGCGAATTTTCGTGGTCTGTTCTTTGCAACGAAAACTGGGTGAGTTTGCCTGCAGAAAGTATCCTTTATAATTCTACATCTGGTTTTACAACTTCTGGAATTGTTTCGTTGTGCTTACCCAAGGAAATGACCTTGGGCAGTAAGCTGATGAACGATAATCTGGCCTGGATCCGTTTGCGCCCTACGGGAAACTGGCGTCATTGCAGCAGAGTCTATTCTGTTTACTCCAATGCTGTCGAAGTTTCCCGCTGCATGAAAGGCTCTCCGGATGAAACTTTGAAACATATTCCGCCAAGAATCATAACGGAACTTTCAAAAAGTCGATTTAGTCTTTCGGAGGTTTGTCAGATTACGGAATCCTTTGGCGGCAAGGTGGCTGAGGATAAGTCCAAGATGCGAACCCGCGTTGCAGAGTTCTTGTACCATCGGGGGCGGGCCCTTTCTCCAAGGGATTATGAACGCATTGTGTTGGAACGTTTTCCCGAAGTTCACCTAGTTAAGTGCTTTCCTGGATTAAATCCCGATAACAAGGATATGCCTACACCTGGTTACCTGACCATTGTTCCTGTGTCGCGGTTCGTCGAAACAAAGGGAAATTCCTGGGATCCTTGCCTGGGTGGTAAAATCCTGAACGATATAAAGAATTACTTGAAAGAAAAGATTCCCGCATCGGCGAAGGTTCGCGTGGTGAACCCGTTCTTTGAAAGAATGCAGGTGCGTTGCGTCGTGGATTTTCGCGAGGGATACGGAGAGGGCGAGTGCTTGCAAGATTTGAATAATCAGATAAATCACTTTATTTCGCCCTGGTTCCCGGTAGGTCAGCAAAAATTCTTTGGCTGGACTCTGAATGAAAATGAACTGAAGGACTTTATTCAAAACCAGAAGTATGTAAAGTTCGTTAAGGAACTATCCATTCTGAGGATAGCTTCTGAAGATGACTGCAATTTTTTTGTAGACCATTCGGAACGGGCCGATTCGGAAATTTTACATGGCCTGTGTCCTTGGAGTGTTGCGACTCCCATGGCAAAACATTTTTTGAACGTGGTTCCCGAAATCAGCGGTTCAAGGCCCATTAGCGTTGGCTATGGCGATTTAGAAATTGGCTCCACTTTCATTATTCGAAGGAGAGGTGATGCAACTGAATAG
- a CDS encoding phage tail sheath C-terminal domain-containing protein encodes MATAYKTPGVYLVEKSAFPSSVVEVATAIPAFIGYTAKAEYKGQTVFNKPLRVTSFAEFRSIYGEGALMRFTLKDDGSVESPKVRFRLFDAIRMFFQNGGATCYIMSVGAYGEEISEIALTEAIVPFEKEQEPTLVVIPEAVSLESADACANVQNAMLAHCNKMKNRFAILDVFDGYKDTDECITPFREKITSFLNYGAAYYPWVNASVVQSNEVTFANVENLDVLTAMLTAAVPAEPAVKAEAIKAEIAKISTVDLNDEESVFALHRTLSVICLNYSTIMDNVREQLNLIPPSGAIAGIYSMVDNNVGVWKAPANVGINGVITPAVNLTDDQQEDLNVPVNGKAVNAIRSFVGDGNKVWGARTLDGNSLDWRYVNVRRTMIMLEESIKLASKAFVFEANNANTWVTMKSMIQNFLFGIWRRGGLAGSSASDAYEVYVGLGETMTAEDILEGILRVTIKVALIRPAEFIELTFQQQQQKS; translated from the coding sequence ATGGCTACTGCTTACAAAACCCCGGGCGTTTATCTCGTAGAAAAAAGCGCCTTTCCTAGTTCCGTAGTAGAAGTTGCTACCGCAATTCCTGCTTTCATTGGCTACACAGCCAAGGCCGAATATAAAGGTCAGACTGTGTTTAACAAGCCTCTTCGCGTAACATCCTTTGCGGAGTTCCGTTCTATTTATGGTGAAGGTGCGTTGATGCGCTTTACTTTAAAGGATGACGGCTCTGTAGAATCGCCCAAGGTCCGTTTCCGGCTTTTTGATGCTATCAGGATGTTTTTCCAGAATGGTGGTGCAACCTGCTACATTATGTCTGTTGGTGCTTATGGTGAAGAAATTTCCGAAATTGCATTGACCGAGGCAATCGTTCCTTTCGAGAAGGAACAGGAGCCGACTCTCGTTGTGATTCCTGAAGCCGTTTCCCTTGAATCTGCGGATGCTTGCGCCAATGTGCAAAATGCAATGCTTGCCCACTGCAACAAGATGAAAAATCGCTTTGCGATTCTGGATGTTTTTGACGGCTATAAGGATACTGACGAATGCATTACACCGTTTCGCGAGAAGATTACATCCTTCTTGAATTACGGTGCCGCCTACTATCCGTGGGTGAATGCTAGTGTTGTTCAGTCTAATGAAGTGACCTTCGCCAATGTTGAAAATCTTGATGTACTGACTGCAATGCTTACTGCAGCGGTTCCTGCAGAACCTGCTGTAAAGGCTGAAGCAATCAAGGCTGAAATTGCAAAAATCTCTACGGTTGACTTGAACGATGAAGAGTCCGTTTTTGCTCTCCATCGAACTCTTTCGGTGATTTGTCTGAACTATTCCACAATTATGGATAATGTTCGTGAACAGTTGAACTTGATTCCTCCTTCTGGCGCTATTGCTGGCATCTATTCGATGGTCGATAATAATGTTGGTGTATGGAAGGCTCCGGCAAACGTAGGCATTAACGGCGTGATAACTCCTGCTGTGAATTTGACAGATGATCAGCAAGAAGACCTGAATGTTCCCGTAAATGGAAAGGCTGTGAATGCCATTCGCAGTTTTGTTGGCGATGGCAACAAGGTTTGGGGCGCTCGTACCCTAGATGGTAATAGCCTTGATTGGCGATATGTGAATGTTCGTCGTACCATGATAATGCTTGAAGAATCCATCAAGCTTGCATCTAAGGCTTTTGTGTTTGAAGCGAATAATGCAAATACCTGGGTTACCATGAAAAGTATGATTCAGAATTTCCTCTTTGGAATTTGGCGCCGTGGCGGATTGGCAGGCTCTAGTGCTTCCGATGCGTACGAAGTCTATGTTGGTCTTGGTGAAACCATGACTGCCGAAGATATTCTTGAAGGAATTCTCCGTGTGACAATTAAGGTTGCCCTGATTCGCCCGGCAGAATTCATTGAACTTACATTCCAACAACAGCAGCAGAAGTCCTAA